The Meriones unguiculatus strain TT.TT164.6M chromosome 1, Bangor_MerUng_6.1, whole genome shotgun sequence genome has a segment encoding these proteins:
- the Zfpl1 gene encoding zinc finger protein-like 1 produces MGLCKCPKRKVTNLFCFEHRVNVCEHCLVANHAKCIVQSYLQWLQDSDYNPNCRLCNTPLASRETTRLVCYDLFHWACINERAAQLPRNTAPAGYQCPSCNGPIFPPANLAGPVASALREKLATVNWARAGLGLPLIDEVISPEPEPLNSSDFSDWSSFNATTTPAQEETDSTSVAPAFYSQVPHASSPKCPEQHTVIHMGSTEALTHAPRKVYDTRDDDRTVGLHGDCDDDKYRRRPALGWLAQLLRSRAGSRKRPLTLLQRAGLLLLLGLLGFLALLALMSRLGRAAADSDPNLDPLMNPHIRVGPS; encoded by the exons ATGGGACTTTGCAAGTGCCCGAAGAGGAAGGTGACGAACCTGTTCTGCTTCGAGCACCGTGTTAACGTCTGCGAGCATTGTCTGGTAGCCAATCACGCCAAG TGCATCGTGCAGTCCTACTTGCAGTGGCTACAAGATAGTGACTACAATCCCAATTGCCGCCTGTGCAACACACCCCTGGCCAGTCGGGAGACAACCCGTCTTGTCTGCTATG ATCTCTTTCACTGGGCCTGCATCAATGAACGTGCTGCCCAGCTGCCACGAAACACGGCGCCTGCAGGCTACCAGTGCCCCAGCTGTAATGGCCCCATCTTCCCCCCAGCCAACCTAGCTGGCCCAGTGGCTTCAGCACTGAGAGAGAAGCTAGCTACAGTCAACTGGGCTCGGGCAGGACTGGGCCTCCCTCTG ATCGATGAGGTGATAAGCCCAGAGCCCGAGCCCCTCAATTCCTCAGACTTCTCTGACTGGTCCAGCTTTAATG ccaccaccacccctgcGCAAGAGGAGACAGATAGCACTTCTGTTGCTCCAGCTTTCTACAGCCAGGTTCCCCACGCTTCTTCCCCAAAGTGTCCTGAGCAGCACACAGTCATACACATGGGTAGCACTGAAGCCCTGACACACG CCCCAAGGAAGGTATACGACACACGGGATGATGACCGAACAGTAGGCCTCCATGGAGATTGTGATGATGACAAATACCGTCGCCGgcctgctctgggctggctggcccAACTGCTCAG GAGCCGGGCTGGGTCTCGGAAGCGGCCACTGACTCTGCTCCAGCGGGCagggctgctgctcctgctggggTTGCTGGGCTTTCTGGCCCTCCTCGCCCTTATGTCTCGACTCGGCCGGGCTGCGGCTGACAGTGATCCCAATCTGGACCCGCTCATGAACCCTCACATCCGTGTAGGTCCTTCCTGA